From Arachis stenosperma cultivar V10309 chromosome 2, arast.V10309.gnm1.PFL2, whole genome shotgun sequence, one genomic window encodes:
- the LOC130960702 gene encoding class I heat shock protein-like: MSLIPSLLSNRSTLLDPFSSDIWAPFGSNNEVSSFTNARVDWKETPEAHVFKADLPGLKKEEVKVEVEEGRVLQISGERRVEKEEKKEDEKWHRVERGRGKFLRKFWLPENAKVDEVKASMENGVLTVTVPKLPEKKPEVKTIEISG; this comes from the coding sequence ATGTCTCTGATTCCTTCATTGCTAAGCAACAGGAGCACCTTGCTGGACCCATTCTCCTCAGACATATGGGCACCATTCGGCTCCAACAACGAGGTTTCGAGCTTCACAAACGCACGTGTGGATTGGAAGGAGACGCCGGAAGCACACGTGTTCAAAGCGGACTTGCCGGGGctgaagaaagaagaagtgaAAGTAGAAGTGGAAGAAGGGCGCGTGCTGCAGATAAGCGGGGAGAGGCGCGtggagaaggaggagaagaaggaggatGAGAAATGGCATAGAGTGGAGAGGGGACGTGGGAAGTTCTTGAGGAAGTTCTGGCTCCCGGAGAATGCAAAGGTTGATGAGGTTAAGGCTTCAATGGAGAATGGTGTGCTCACTGTTACGGTTCCTAAGTTGCCGGAGAAGAAGCCTGAGGTCAAAACCATTGAGATCTCTGGCTGA